Proteins encoded within one genomic window of Streptomyces profundus:
- a CDS encoding CpaF family protein — MIEPERGDEVNHQLVKRFRQEAGDRIAEQRRIDQASGVRPMTSEDERHYARAVIAQVLEEYARAEIAEGRAPLDAVSEEGYASAVHAALFGVGRLQPLLDDPDVENIDVNGCDQVFIGYADGREVRGDPVAESDEELIELIQILGAYSGLSSRPFDSANPQLDLRLPDGSRLSAVMDVTRRPALSIRRARLGKVFLADLVGNGTLTQELGQFLTAAVRARKNIMIAGSTNAGKTTLLRALANEIPQDERLITVERALELGLDQFPELHPNVVAFEERLPNSEGQGSITMAELVRRSLRMNPSRVIVGEVLGDEIVTMLNAMSQGNDGSLSTIHANSSQEVFNRISTYALQAAERLPIEASQMLIAGAVNFVVFLERRNTYAQGGTLRRFVSSVREVNGVDGRVLSSEVFAEGRDGVIRPHAALANAEELAIHGYRGGWG; from the coding sequence ATGATCGAGCCGGAGCGGGGCGACGAGGTCAACCACCAGCTGGTGAAGCGGTTCCGGCAGGAGGCCGGGGACCGGATCGCCGAGCAGCGGCGGATCGACCAGGCCAGCGGCGTGCGTCCGATGACGTCCGAGGACGAGCGGCACTACGCGCGGGCGGTGATCGCGCAGGTCCTTGAGGAGTACGCGCGGGCTGAGATCGCCGAGGGCCGGGCGCCGTTGGACGCGGTCTCCGAGGAGGGCTATGCCTCCGCCGTGCATGCCGCGCTCTTCGGCGTGGGGCGGCTGCAACCGCTGCTGGACGACCCCGATGTGGAGAACATCGACGTCAACGGCTGCGATCAGGTGTTCATCGGCTATGCGGACGGCCGTGAGGTGCGCGGCGATCCGGTGGCGGAGAGCGATGAGGAGCTGATCGAGCTGATCCAGATCCTCGGCGCCTACTCGGGGCTCTCGTCCCGCCCGTTCGACTCCGCCAACCCGCAGTTGGACCTGCGGCTGCCCGACGGTTCGCGGCTCTCGGCCGTGATGGATGTGACCAGGCGTCCCGCGCTCTCCATCCGGCGCGCCCGGCTCGGCAAGGTGTTCCTCGCCGATCTGGTCGGAAACGGCACGCTGACACAGGAGTTGGGGCAGTTCCTGACGGCGGCGGTGCGGGCCAGGAAGAACATCATGATCGCCGGCTCGACCAACGCGGGGAAGACCACGCTGCTGCGGGCGCTGGCCAACGAGATCCCGCAGGACGAGCGGCTGATCACCGTGGAGCGTGCCCTGGAGCTGGGCCTCGACCAGTTCCCCGAACTGCATCCGAACGTGGTGGCGTTCGAGGAGCGGCTGCCCAACTCGGAGGGGCAGGGCTCGATCACGATGGCCGAGCTGGTGCGCCGCTCGCTGCGGATGAACCCGTCGCGGGTGATCGTCGGCGAGGTGCTGGGCGACGAGATCGTCACCATGTTGAACGCGATGAGCCAGGGCAACGACGGTTCGCTGTCCACGATCCACGCGAACAGTTCGCAGGAGGTGTTCAACCGGATCTCCACCTACGCGCTCCAGGCGGCGGAGCGGCTGCCGATCGAGGCCAGCCAGATGCTGATCGCCGGCGCGGTGAACTTCGTGGTCTTCCTTGAGCGGCGGAACACCTACGCCCAGGGCGGCACGCTGCGGCGGTTCGTCAGCTCGGTGCGCGAGGTGAACGGGGTGGACGGCCGGGTGCTGTCCAGCGAGGTGTTCGCCGAGGGCAGGGACGGTGTGATCAGGCCGCACGCGGCGCTGGCCAACGCCGAGGAGCTGGCGATCCACGGCTACCGGGGCGGATGGGGGTGA
- a CDS encoding type II secretion system F family protein: protein MSGGLFSLTTLLALLCGVAVGGGLGLLVVALRGLPPRTVEERAARQRRLSELATFFGRRGTIAVGTALVVLLLTRWPIAALASALLAFSWNQLFGGAAEERAAMRRVEALASWTESLRDTIAGAVGLEQAIPSSARAAAPALRGPLNNLVDRLRARTPLPDALQEFADELDDSSADVIIASLMLNARLRGPGLREVLGALAKSAREEVDMRQRVMAQRASTRRSVQIVVGVSVAFPLGLAIFNPSFVEPFGDPLGQAVLAVVCGLFGLGFWWMRRLSTIETPERFLARAEPASALRPREPATGRLPGLPGLPGLPGRRDGGAA from the coding sequence ATGTCCGGCGGGTTGTTCTCGCTGACCACGTTGCTGGCCCTGCTCTGCGGGGTCGCCGTCGGCGGCGGTCTCGGGCTGCTGGTGGTGGCCCTGCGCGGGCTGCCGCCGAGGACGGTGGAGGAACGCGCGGCGCGGCAGCGGCGGTTGTCCGAGCTGGCGACGTTCTTCGGCCGGCGCGGCACGATCGCGGTGGGCACCGCGCTGGTGGTGCTGCTGCTGACCCGCTGGCCGATCGCGGCGCTGGCCTCGGCGCTGCTGGCGTTCAGCTGGAACCAGCTGTTCGGCGGCGCGGCCGAGGAGCGGGCGGCGATGCGTCGGGTGGAGGCGCTGGCCAGCTGGACGGAGTCGCTGCGCGACACGATCGCCGGCGCGGTCGGTCTTGAGCAGGCCATCCCCTCGTCGGCGCGGGCGGCGGCGCCGGCGCTGCGCGGCCCGTTGAACAACCTGGTGGACCGGCTGCGCGCGCGGACGCCGTTGCCCGACGCGCTCCAGGAGTTCGCCGACGAGCTGGACGACTCGTCGGCCGATGTGATCATCGCGTCGCTGATGTTGAACGCGCGGCTGCGCGGCCCCGGGCTGCGGGAGGTGCTGGGCGCGCTGGCCAAGTCGGCGCGCGAGGAGGTGGACATGCGGCAGCGGGTGATGGCGCAGCGCGCGTCCACCCGGCGCAGCGTGCAGATCGTGGTAGGGGTGAGCGTCGCCTTCCCGCTGGGCCTCGCCATCTTCAACCCGAGCTTTGTCGAGCCGTTCGGCGATCCGCTGGGGCAGGCCGTGCTGGCCGTGGTGTGCGGGCTGTTCGGCCTGGGCTTCTGGTGGATGCGGCGGCTGTCCACGATCGAGACGCCGGAGCGGTTCCTGGCGCGGGCCGAGCCGGCCTCGGCGCTGCGCCCGCGCGAGCCGGCGACCGGCCGGCTGCCAGGGCTGCCAGGGCTGCCAGGGCTGCCAGGACGAAGGGACGGGGGAGCGGCCTGA
- a CDS encoding type II secretion system F family protein, translating into MNSMVTTAVVVGAVFGLGVYALFRAYVPSRRGPVSAVARIDELRARGGIGGYPPPSASAAGGSSGAAEPGSGRGRLGELQVRIGDRVAELYLQRGWEQRSLRADLALLDRTWEGFLANKVVLAALGLFFGPFVFSMAMVLGFGSSPFIPVWLALAFAAGFFFLPDLEVRRDAKAKRRDFRRVVAAYLDLVAMSLAGGRGLPEALKAAAEVSDGWALRRIQTALADARITGLTQWQALGRLGDELGIEELKDLSTSLALVADDGAKVRASLSARAETMRHRELADIEGSAGEKSQSMLIAQLVLCMGFLIFLIFPAGMRVFQA; encoded by the coding sequence ATGAACTCGATGGTGACCACCGCCGTGGTGGTGGGCGCGGTCTTCGGGCTCGGCGTCTACGCGCTGTTCCGGGCCTATGTCCCGTCCCGGCGTGGCCCGGTGTCGGCGGTGGCGCGGATCGACGAGCTGCGGGCGCGCGGCGGGATCGGCGGCTATCCGCCGCCCTCTGCCTCGGCGGCCGGCGGCTCATCGGGCGCCGCCGAGCCGGGTTCGGGGCGGGGCCGGCTCGGTGAGCTCCAGGTCAGGATCGGGGACCGGGTCGCCGAGCTGTATCTGCAACGGGGCTGGGAGCAGCGGTCGTTGCGGGCCGATCTGGCGCTGCTCGACCGCACCTGGGAGGGCTTCCTCGCGAACAAGGTGGTGCTGGCCGCGCTGGGGCTCTTCTTCGGCCCCTTCGTCTTCTCCATGGCCATGGTGCTGGGCTTCGGCAGCAGCCCGTTCATCCCGGTGTGGCTGGCGCTCGCGTTCGCCGCCGGCTTCTTCTTCCTGCCCGATCTGGAGGTGCGGCGGGACGCCAAGGCGAAGCGGCGGGACTTCCGCCGGGTGGTGGCCGCCTACCTGGATCTGGTGGCGATGAGCCTGGCCGGCGGGCGTGGCCTGCCCGAGGCGCTCAAGGCGGCGGCCGAGGTCAGCGACGGCTGGGCGCTGCGGCGCATCCAGACGGCGCTGGCCGACGCGCGGATCACCGGGCTCACCCAGTGGCAGGCGCTGGGGCGGCTGGGCGACGAGCTGGGCATCGAGGAACTCAAGGATCTGTCCACGTCGTTGGCGCTGGTCGCCGACGACGGCGCGAAGGTGCGGGCGTCGTTGTCGGCGCGGGCTGAGACGATGCGGCACAGGGAGCTCGCCGACATCGAGGGGAGCGCGGGGGAGAAGTCCCAGTCGATGCTGATCGCTCAGCTGGTGCTCTGTATGGGTTTTCTGATCTTTCTGATTTTCCCGGCCGGGATGCGCGTCTTCCAGGCGTGA
- a CDS encoding TadE family protein, with translation MHRGRPEPRQLLTVRALGSWGAFLRRRIGQGADRGGSVLRAGGDRGTSAIEFVVLTPVMFFMIFGAVQFALYSFAEHVAKAAAQAGARTARAEADADPSGWAGSAEAKAHDYIRQLGPGLFESRPVVVVSQPAEFTVRVEVRGHVPSIVPGLDLTVTAASEGPVERFVPDGG, from the coding sequence ATGCATCGGGGGCGTCCAGAACCACGCCAACTGCTGACCGTGCGGGCACTGGGGTCGTGGGGGGCGTTCCTGCGCCGCCGGATAGGCCAGGGGGCCGACCGGGGCGGCTCCGTGCTGCGCGCCGGCGGCGACCGGGGCACATCGGCGATCGAGTTCGTGGTCCTCACGCCGGTGATGTTCTTCATGATCTTCGGCGCGGTGCAGTTCGCGCTGTACTCCTTCGCCGAGCATGTGGCCAAGGCCGCCGCCCAGGCCGGCGCGCGCACCGCGCGGGCGGAGGCGGACGCCGACCCCTCGGGCTGGGCCGGTTCGGCCGAGGCCAAGGCGCACGACTACATCCGGCAGTTGGGCCCCGGGCTCTTCGAGTCGAGGCCGGTCGTGGTGGTCAGCCAGCCCGCCGAGTTCACCGTCCGGGTGGAGGTCAGGGGCCATGTCCCCTCGATCGTGCCGGGGCTGGACCTGACGGTGACGGCCGCCTCCGAGGGGCCGGTGGAGCGTTTCGTCCCGGACGGGGGCTGA